The Sulfitobacter sp. S223 genome has a window encoding:
- a CDS encoding SDR family NAD(P)-dependent oxidoreductase, translating to MAPPVSSKVALVTGGARGIGRAIAASLSSNYAVAITYLTTGPDDLPEGMLAIRADLADPQSHKRVIDAVLAQFGRLDLIVNNAGTIAGSPVDSFDQDAFRGIFDVNVLASHGLVAAALPYLGHGASVIGISSVNAVLPPKGAALYGASKAALDLWTRAMAKELGQHGIRVNAVAPGAVNTTHAPRDAALTQAFIDMTALGQLAEPSDIADAVCFLASERARAITGEVLTVSGGYRL from the coding sequence ATGGCACCCCCCGTTTCCAGTAAGGTTGCACTTGTGACGGGCGGTGCACGGGGTATCGGACGGGCCATCGCCGCATCGCTGAGCAGCAACTATGCCGTTGCGATCACGTATCTGACAACCGGGCCTGATGACCTCCCCGAAGGTATGCTGGCAATACGTGCGGATTTGGCCGATCCGCAAAGCCACAAGCGGGTCATTGACGCCGTTCTTGCGCAGTTTGGCCGACTTGATCTGATCGTTAACAATGCGGGTACAATTGCAGGCTCCCCCGTCGACAGCTTCGATCAGGACGCCTTTCGCGGTATCTTTGACGTGAATGTTCTGGCGTCTCATGGGCTGGTTGCAGCGGCGCTGCCGTATCTTGGGCATGGCGCCTCGGTTATCGGGATATCGTCGGTGAATGCGGTGTTGCCGCCCAAGGGTGCTGCCCTGTACGGGGCAAGCAAAGCGGCGTTGGATTTGTGGACCCGCGCGATGGCAAAAGAACTGGGGCAGCACGGCATCCGCGTCAACGCAGTGGCGCCGGGTGCTGTGAATACAACGCACGCGCCTCGGGATGCAGCATTGACGCAAGCATTCATCGATATGACCGCATTAGGCCAGTTGGCAGAGCCGTCTGATATTGCAGATGCTGTGTGTTTTCTGGCAAGTGAAAGGGCGCGCGCTATCACCGGCGAAGTGCTAACAGTTTCAGGAGGATATCGATTGTGA
- the argE gene encoding acetylornithine deacetylase has product MTDRMTPLELMTKLISFPTVSRDTNIPLIDWVEDYLAGHGIKSHRYIDPEQPKHALFAHVGPDEEGAIVLSGHTDVVPIDGQPWDTDPFSVVEKDGKYFGRGTCDMKGFDALAIWALVEAHYAGVKRPLQIALSFDEEVGCTGAPPMIQAMQGVVPKGSAVIVGEPSSMQAVTGHKGGSGFNTHVVGFEVHSSLLHTGVNAIMAGAKLIEWANEQNTANMEAKPSELAAMFDPPFTTVHVGMISGGTAHNITAKDCYFAMDFRVVPGEDKEKWKIDYLEKVREVEKAMQAVVPETRIEITPRFDVPALQPEEDGEAETLVRQITGDNASHKVSYGTEAGQFQEAGYSAVICGPGDIAQAHQPNEFIEIAQFDAGHDFMRKLVERLCL; this is encoded by the coding sequence GTGACCGATCGTATGACACCGCTAGAGTTGATGACCAAGCTTATCAGCTTTCCCACTGTGTCGCGTGACACGAATATCCCGCTCATCGATTGGGTCGAGGATTATCTGGCGGGCCACGGCATCAAGTCCCACCGCTATATTGACCCCGAGCAGCCCAAACATGCGTTGTTTGCCCATGTCGGCCCCGACGAAGAAGGCGCGATTGTGCTGTCGGGGCATACGGACGTGGTCCCGATTGACGGTCAGCCATGGGACACTGATCCGTTCTCGGTGGTCGAGAAAGATGGCAAATATTTCGGCCGCGGCACCTGCGACATGAAAGGTTTTGACGCGCTGGCCATCTGGGCGCTGGTTGAAGCACATTACGCAGGCGTGAAAAGGCCCCTGCAAATCGCGCTGAGCTTTGACGAAGAGGTCGGCTGCACTGGAGCGCCACCGATGATTCAGGCGATGCAGGGGGTGGTGCCAAAAGGCAGCGCTGTGATCGTAGGAGAGCCGTCCAGCATGCAGGCGGTGACGGGGCATAAGGGTGGCTCCGGCTTCAACACCCATGTGGTGGGTTTTGAGGTCCATTCGTCTTTGCTGCACACGGGCGTGAATGCAATCATGGCAGGGGCCAAGCTGATTGAATGGGCGAATGAGCAAAACACGGCGAACATGGAGGCCAAACCGTCCGAGCTGGCGGCAATGTTCGATCCGCCCTTCACCACGGTGCATGTTGGCATGATATCGGGCGGCACCGCCCATAACATCACAGCCAAGGATTGTTATTTCGCGATGGATTTCCGCGTCGTTCCCGGTGAAGACAAGGAAAAGTGGAAGATAGATTATCTGGAGAAAGTGCGGGAAGTCGAAAAAGCGATGCAGGCCGTGGTGCCTGAGACACGAATCGAGATTACGCCGCGCTTTGACGTACCGGCCTTGCAGCCCGAAGAGGACGGTGAGGCCGAAACGCTGGTGCGCCAGATTACCGGTGACAATGCCAGCCACAAGGTCAGCTACGGCACCGAGGCAGGTCAGTTTCAGGAGGCGGGCTATAGCGCGGTGATCTGCGGCCCGGGCGACATTGCGCAGGCCCACCAGCCGAACGAATTCATTGAGATTGCCCAATTCGACGCGGGCCATGACTTTATGCGCAAGCTGGTCGAGCGGCTTTGTCTGTAG
- a CDS encoding FAD-binding oxidoreductase, producing MSVANSFPITLSQSPRYSGDLPDAADVVVIGGGVIGICTALFAARAGAKVVVLEKGLVAAEQSSRNWGWIRQQGRDPAEMPIMAEAQNLWEGLSRETNQQIGLTQAGVTYLGYDAAAMSRYENWLPHAAANGASSRLLSKAEIAKLYPDLKDQPVGALHTASDYRAEPWVAVPAIAEIAAREGVQIVEHCAVRCLDITNGTVAGVVTEKGRVVAPRVVLAGGAWSSLFLRNHGVALPQLSVRSQVAATEPLADVGQSACSSKRLAFRRRADGGYTLAPNMTSELFVGPDAFRALPKFLAQLRLDPFGCRLKPAAPQGFPDAWNTKRRWSAEEETPFERMRILDPKPVPRIIAKLARDFSDMFPHLGPVRIKTAWAGMIDTMPDIVPVVDHTPIDGLIVGTGMSGHGFGIGPAMGRILADLAMGRAAGHDLSRFRFARFSDGTPMVPGPDV from the coding sequence TTGTCTGTAGCGAACAGTTTTCCGATCACCCTGTCTCAGTCGCCGCGCTACAGCGGTGATTTGCCTGACGCCGCAGATGTCGTGGTTATTGGTGGCGGGGTGATTGGCATTTGCACTGCGCTTTTTGCCGCGCGTGCGGGGGCCAAGGTTGTGGTGCTGGAAAAGGGGCTGGTCGCCGCAGAGCAATCCAGCCGCAATTGGGGATGGATTCGCCAGCAAGGCCGCGATCCGGCTGAGATGCCTATTATGGCCGAGGCGCAAAACCTGTGGGAAGGTCTCTCTCGGGAAACGAACCAGCAGATTGGTTTGACACAGGCCGGTGTGACTTATCTTGGTTATGATGCGGCTGCGATGTCGCGTTATGAGAACTGGCTACCACATGCTGCAGCGAATGGTGCCAGCAGCCGCTTGCTGAGCAAGGCCGAAATCGCAAAGCTTTATCCCGATTTAAAGGATCAGCCCGTTGGGGCACTGCATACCGCATCCGATTACCGCGCGGAGCCGTGGGTGGCTGTGCCCGCTATAGCCGAAATTGCTGCGCGCGAAGGTGTGCAGATTGTCGAACACTGTGCGGTGCGCTGTCTGGATATCACAAATGGGACGGTCGCTGGTGTAGTGACGGAAAAGGGTCGGGTCGTCGCCCCGCGGGTGGTTCTTGCCGGCGGCGCATGGTCGTCTTTGTTCTTGCGCAACCATGGCGTTGCTTTGCCACAGCTTTCCGTCCGCTCGCAGGTCGCAGCGACAGAGCCTTTGGCGGATGTGGGGCAATCTGCGTGTTCGTCCAAGCGGCTGGCATTTCGCCGCCGCGCAGACGGAGGATATACGCTGGCACCCAACATGACCTCAGAGCTTTTTGTCGGGCCCGATGCCTTCCGTGCGCTGCCCAAATTTTTGGCACAGCTTCGTTTGGACCCGTTTGGTTGCAGGCTTAAACCCGCAGCACCGCAGGGTTTCCCCGATGCTTGGAACACAAAGCGGCGTTGGAGTGCAGAGGAAGAGACCCCGTTTGAGCGGATGCGAATCCTCGACCCGAAGCCCGTTCCGCGCATCATCGCGAAACTGGCGCGTGATTTTAGTGATATGTTCCCGCATCTGGGGCCTGTCAGGATTAAAACGGCGTGGGCCGGGATGATCGATACCATGCCGGACATCGTGCCGGTTGTTGACCATACGCCCATTGACGGCTTGATTGTGGGCACAGGGATGAGCGGTCATGGCTTCGGCATCGGACCGGCGATGGGTCGCATCCTTGCCGATCTGGCGATGGGACGCGCCGCAGGCCATGATCTATCCCGCTTTCGCTTCGCACGTTTTAGCGATGGCACGCCTATGGTACCGGGGCCTGACGTTTAA
- a CDS encoding M20 aminoacylase family protein has product MPIKNRFADMHAEITGWRRHLHQYPELQFDVHETAKFIEDKLRSFGITDITTGIGRTGVVAVIEGRATGSGRTVGLRADMDALPIEEATGLEYASKVPGKMHACGHDGHTAILLGAAQYLAETRNFDGKVVLIFQPAEEGGGGGREMCKDGLMDRWGIDEVYGLHNMPGADIGSFHIRSGALLAATDDFEITITGQGGHAAAPHEAVDPNVATAHIVLALQSIASRNVDPLKQVVVSVCIMRSDSEASNIIPHRVQLGGTVRTLDSGVRDLAQKRLEEIVDLTARAHCCKAEINYERGYPATVNYADNTEFAADAAETVSPGVDRDTPPIMAGEDFSYMLEERPGAYIMLGNGGGATVHHPEYDFNDEAIPAGCSWFAEVVERRMPLT; this is encoded by the coding sequence ATGCCGATCAAGAACCGGTTCGCCGATATGCACGCAGAAATTACCGGATGGCGCAGGCATTTGCACCAGTACCCTGAACTGCAATTCGACGTCCACGAGACTGCTAAGTTCATCGAAGACAAGCTGCGCAGCTTTGGCATTACAGATATCACCACAGGCATAGGTCGGACCGGCGTGGTTGCCGTGATTGAAGGACGCGCGACAGGCTCTGGCCGTACGGTTGGCTTGCGTGCGGATATGGATGCGCTGCCGATCGAAGAAGCAACAGGGCTGGAATATGCTTCAAAGGTTCCCGGCAAGATGCACGCGTGCGGACATGACGGCCATACCGCGATCCTGCTGGGGGCCGCGCAGTATCTGGCTGAGACCCGCAACTTCGATGGCAAGGTTGTGCTGATCTTTCAGCCCGCAGAAGAAGGCGGCGGTGGTGGCCGCGAGATGTGCAAAGACGGGCTGATGGATCGTTGGGGTATTGATGAGGTTTACGGCCTGCACAACATGCCCGGCGCAGATATTGGCAGCTTTCACATCCGGTCCGGCGCGCTGCTTGCTGCGACGGATGATTTCGAGATTACGATCACAGGGCAGGGTGGCCATGCGGCGGCCCCGCATGAAGCGGTTGATCCGAATGTCGCGACTGCGCATATCGTGTTGGCATTGCAATCCATCGCCAGCCGGAATGTGGACCCGTTGAAACAGGTCGTGGTTTCGGTTTGCATCATGCGGTCGGACAGTGAAGCGTCCAACATCATTCCGCACCGTGTGCAGTTGGGCGGCACAGTTCGAACGCTGGATAGCGGCGTGCGTGATCTGGCGCAAAAACGGCTGGAAGAAATCGTGGACCTGACAGCGCGGGCGCATTGTTGCAAGGCGGAAATCAACTACGAACGTGGCTATCCAGCCACCGTAAATTACGCAGACAACACCGAATTTGCTGCCGATGCAGCCGAAACGGTAAGCCCCGGTGTGGACCGTGACACCCCGCCGATTATGGCAGGAGAAGATTTTTCATACATGCTCGAAGAGCGGCCCGGCGCCTATATCATGCTTGGCAACGGGGGCGGGGCAACGGTGCACCATCCCGAATATGATTTCAACGACGAGGCAATTCCCGCAGGCTGTTCTTGGTTTGCCGAAGTGGTAGAGCGGCGGATGCCGTTGACGTGA
- a CDS encoding M20 aminoacylase family protein, protein MPVKNRFAELHTDITAWRRDLHEHPEILFETHRTSATVAEKLRAFGCDEVVEGIGRTGVVGVIKGRENASGKVIGLRADMDALPIHEATGLEYASKTDGAMHACGHDGHTAMLLGAAQYLAETRNFDGTAVVIFQPAEEGGGGGHEMCKDGMMDRWGIQEVYGMHNWPGMPAGSFAIRPGPFFAATDLLDIEIEGLGGHAAKPNETVDPIVIASQIVTALQSIVSRNADPVGNIVVSITSFQTSSNAYNVIPQKVHLKGTVRTMSLELRDLADKRVNEICSGIATAMGGKAQVTYERNYPVMINHEEQTLFAADVARSVAGECDEAPLVMGGEDFAFMLEERPGAYILVGNGDTAMVHHPLYNFNDDVIPAGCSWWAGIIEQRMPVS, encoded by the coding sequence ATGCCCGTCAAGAATCGTTTCGCCGAATTGCACACAGATATCACCGCGTGGCGACGTGATCTGCATGAACACCCCGAAATCCTGTTTGAGACGCATCGCACCTCGGCGACCGTCGCTGAAAAGCTGCGTGCGTTTGGCTGTGACGAAGTGGTTGAGGGCATCGGGCGCACAGGTGTTGTTGGCGTGATCAAGGGGCGTGAGAACGCATCGGGCAAGGTCATAGGCTTGCGTGCAGACATGGACGCATTGCCGATCCATGAGGCAACAGGTCTTGAGTATGCGTCGAAAACCGATGGGGCAATGCACGCTTGTGGTCATGACGGGCACACAGCGATGCTGCTGGGGGCAGCGCAATATCTGGCCGAAACGCGCAACTTTGACGGCACGGCAGTGGTGATCTTTCAACCCGCCGAAGAAGGCGGCGGTGGGGGGCATGAGATGTGCAAAGACGGGATGATGGATCGCTGGGGGATTCAGGAAGTATACGGCATGCACAACTGGCCCGGCATGCCCGCTGGCAGCTTTGCAATTCGCCCCGGACCGTTCTTTGCCGCAACAGACCTGCTGGACATTGAGATCGAAGGGCTGGGCGGCCATGCAGCCAAGCCGAACGAGACTGTCGATCCGATCGTCATCGCCTCTCAGATTGTGACTGCCTTGCAAAGCATTGTAAGCCGCAATGCCGATCCGGTGGGCAACATCGTTGTTTCGATCACGTCGTTCCAGACATCATCCAATGCCTACAATGTGATCCCGCAAAAGGTACATCTCAAAGGCACCGTACGCACCATGTCGCTGGAGCTGCGCGATCTGGCGGACAAGCGCGTGAACGAGATTTGCTCTGGTATTGCGACCGCCATGGGCGGCAAAGCGCAGGTAACCTATGAGCGGAACTATCCGGTGATGATCAACCACGAAGAGCAAACTCTTTTTGCCGCTGACGTGGCGCGCAGTGTGGCTGGTGAGTGCGACGAGGCACCGCTGGTCATGGGCGGCGAAGACTTCGCCTTTATGCTCGAAGAACGGCCCGGTGCTTATATCCTTGTCGGCAACGGCGACACAGCGATGGTGCACCATCCGCTCTATAACTTTAACGATGATGTCATTCCGGCGGGCTGTAGCTGGTGGGCAGGTATCATCGAACAGCGTATGCCAGTGAGCTGA
- a CDS encoding glycosyltransferase family 4 protein: MTKHPPIDVIAPNFKRRLSGVTATVVRLVPVQAREIAIVATGPVLPAHVPQIPLRSLITLPRKHLRVWHARRNVEMIGGLALKYMLGKRLKLMFTSASQRKQSGLTRWLIRRMDAVVATSDKTAAYLEGPATVIMHGIDTETFAPAPDRTVLRARMGLPTKGPLIGCYGRIRAQKGTDAFVHAMIDVLQKHTDASAIVMGRAVGEDEAYLSALKKHVEAAGLKERILFKPEVPTEAMADWYAALDLYVAPQRWEGFGLTPIEAMATGCPVVATRVGAFEQLVKEDVTGSLVDADDIPALAHATDAALADQDRLNKWRDASRAHVLENFSIQSEAESLNAIYKRLLA, encoded by the coding sequence ATGACCAAACACCCACCGATTGACGTAATCGCCCCGAACTTCAAACGTCGCCTTTCCGGTGTTACGGCCACGGTGGTGCGGCTGGTGCCCGTGCAGGCGCGTGAGATTGCCATTGTGGCCACTGGCCCCGTGTTGCCCGCACATGTGCCGCAAATCCCGCTAAGATCACTGATTACGCTGCCCCGAAAGCACCTGCGCGTCTGGCACGCGCGGCGCAACGTTGAGATGATCGGCGGACTTGCCTTGAAGTACATGTTGGGTAAGCGGCTGAAGCTGATGTTCACCTCAGCCTCCCAACGCAAGCAGTCAGGCCTTACGCGGTGGCTGATCCGGCGCATGGATGCCGTGGTGGCAACCTCTGACAAAACCGCCGCTTACCTTGAGGGGCCCGCCACCGTCATCATGCACGGCATCGACACAGAGACATTCGCCCCTGCGCCAGACCGGACCGTGCTACGCGCGCGCATGGGGCTGCCAACCAAAGGGCCGCTGATCGGCTGCTATGGTCGTATTAGGGCGCAAAAAGGCACCGATGCTTTTGTACATGCAATGATCGATGTCCTGCAAAAGCACACTGACGCCAGCGCGATCGTCATGGGCCGTGCGGTGGGAGAAGACGAAGCCTATCTCTCCGCCCTGAAAAAGCACGTCGAGGCCGCGGGGCTAAAAGAGCGTATCCTGTTCAAACCCGAAGTCCCGACAGAGGCCATGGCAGACTGGTATGCCGCGCTTGATCTCTATGTCGCGCCGCAACGCTGGGAAGGCTTCGGCCTTACCCCGATTGAAGCGATGGCAACAGGCTGTCCTGTCGTGGCCACCCGCGTCGGCGCGTTCGAGCAATTGGTCAAAGAAGATGTCACAGGCAGTTTGGTCGATGCCGATGATATCCCTGCTCTCGCCCATGCGACAGACGCAGCTTTGGCAGATCAGGACCGCTTGAATAAATGGCGTGATGCCTCTCGCGCCCATGTACTGGAAAACTTTTCGATCCAATCCGAAGCTGAAAGCCTGAACGCGATTTACAAACGCCTTCTTGCCTGA
- a CDS encoding 3-deoxy-D-manno-octulosonic acid transferase produces MLYRVYVALSMALVPFAAHLAIKKLRAAGLPAHRAHERLGHATQNRADGTLIWFHAASVGESLAVLALITRMSVALPDAHFLITSGTPTSAALIAQRMPPNCVHQFAPLDAPGPLKRFLRHWRPDAAVFVESELWPQMLRRTHDSGAAMALVNARLSEKSLQAWAKRPRLAAYLLEVFDLILTQNDAMAEAMVRIHAPPARVARGQNLKSFAGPLPRDEDLLFEARAALGHRPVWVAASTHAGEEQIALSAHKKLLKTHPDLMLILVPRHPERGTEVAQLIADTQMEYSCRSRGDMPGGAVYLADTLGELGNWFALSKIVFLGGSLMPIGGHNPFEVAQSGATVLSGNHVFNFAETYSAMEAAGAARLVADADDMAVQVDTLLRDDHARDKAVAASKGFAQQETGKLDTIAARLIKALRLA; encoded by the coding sequence ATGCTCTACAGGGTATATGTAGCGCTGAGCATGGCTCTTGTGCCATTTGCAGCCCATTTGGCGATCAAGAAACTGCGCGCAGCAGGTTTGCCCGCACACCGTGCCCATGAGCGTCTGGGTCATGCAACCCAGAACCGCGCGGATGGTACGCTGATCTGGTTTCACGCGGCTTCTGTCGGTGAAAGCCTGGCTGTGCTGGCGCTTATCACACGCATGTCGGTCGCGCTGCCTGATGCGCATTTTCTAATCACATCCGGCACACCGACTTCAGCTGCGCTAATCGCCCAGCGAATGCCACCGAACTGCGTGCACCAGTTTGCGCCGCTCGACGCGCCTGGCCCGCTCAAACGGTTCTTGCGTCACTGGCGCCCGGATGCCGCAGTTTTTGTCGAAAGCGAGCTTTGGCCTCAGATGCTACGCCGCACGCACGACAGCGGGGCAGCGATGGCGCTGGTAAACGCGCGGCTGTCCGAAAAGTCGCTACAGGCTTGGGCCAAACGTCCGCGCCTTGCCGCCTATCTGCTTGAGGTTTTTGATCTCATCCTCACCCAAAATGATGCGATGGCAGAGGCGATGGTTCGTATCCATGCGCCACCAGCGCGGGTGGCACGCGGCCAGAACCTGAAATCCTTTGCGGGCCCATTGCCCCGCGACGAAGACCTCTTATTCGAGGCCCGCGCAGCTTTGGGACACAGACCTGTCTGGGTCGCAGCCTCCACACACGCGGGCGAAGAGCAGATAGCCCTGTCTGCTCATAAAAAGCTGCTCAAGACACATCCCGACCTGATGCTCATTCTTGTGCCCCGCCACCCCGAGCGCGGCACAGAGGTGGCACAGCTGATTGCCGATACGCAGATGGAATACAGCTGCCGCAGCCGTGGGGACATGCCGGGTGGCGCAGTCTATCTGGCCGACACGCTGGGTGAATTGGGCAACTGGTTCGCATTGAGCAAGATCGTCTTTCTTGGCGGCTCATTGATGCCTATTGGCGGCCACAACCCTTTCGAGGTCGCGCAATCCGGCGCTACGGTATTGTCGGGGAACCACGTTTTCAATTTTGCCGAGACCTATTCCGCGATGGAAGCGGCGGGCGCTGCGCGACTGGTCGCTGATGCCGATGATATGGCTGTGCAAGTGGATACGCTGCTGCGTGACGACCACGCCCGCGACAAGGCTGTGGCCGCGTCGAAAGGGTTCGCACAACAAGAGACTGGCAAGCTTGATACAATCGCTGCCCGCCTGATCAAAGCACTGAGGCTCGCATGA
- the moaA gene encoding GTP 3',8-cyclase MoaA has protein sequence MTAPLIDPFARAITYLRVSVTDRCDFRCVYCMSENMTFLPKRELLTLEELDRMCSTFIGLGVEKLRITGGEPLVRRGIMTFFDGMKRHLDAGTLKELTLTTNGSQLEKYAKDLFAAGVRRVNVSLDTLDEGKFAEVTRWGRLPQVLRGIDAAQAAGLRVKINAVALKGFNEPELAQITEWCAERDMDLTWIEVMPMGDIGNEDRLDQYWSLKDVRAAYAEHYTVTDLAENSGGPARYVRLEETGQKIGFITPLSHNFCESCNRVRITCTGEIYLCLGQEDSADLRAPLRAHPTDNGPLEDAIRAAINLKPKGHDFDYSRQTASGQMPRHMSHTGG, from the coding sequence ATGACAGCCCCACTTATAGATCCCTTCGCCCGCGCCATTACGTATTTGCGTGTCTCGGTCACTGACCGCTGCGATTTCCGCTGCGTTTATTGCATGTCAGAGAACATGACCTTCCTGCCCAAACGTGAATTGCTCACGCTTGAGGAACTGGATCGCATGTGTTCGACCTTCATTGGATTGGGCGTAGAGAAGCTGCGTATCACTGGCGGAGAGCCGCTGGTCCGTCGGGGAATCATGACATTTTTTGATGGCATGAAACGCCATCTGGATGCCGGCACGCTGAAAGAGCTGACACTGACCACCAACGGCAGCCAGCTAGAGAAATACGCCAAGGACCTTTTTGCAGCGGGTGTGCGGCGGGTGAATGTGTCGCTTGATACGCTGGATGAGGGCAAGTTTGCCGAGGTGACCCGTTGGGGCCGCCTGCCCCAGGTTTTGCGCGGTATTGATGCAGCACAGGCTGCGGGCCTTCGGGTCAAGATCAACGCCGTCGCCCTCAAAGGTTTTAACGAACCTGAACTGGCGCAGATCACCGAATGGTGTGCCGAGCGAGACATGGACCTCACCTGGATTGAGGTGATGCCCATGGGCGACATCGGCAACGAGGACCGGCTCGACCAGTATTGGTCGCTCAAGGATGTGCGCGCGGCCTATGCCGAACATTACACCGTGACTGATCTGGCAGAGAACTCTGGCGGGCCTGCGCGCTATGTCCGCCTTGAAGAAACAGGGCAGAAGATCGGGTTCATCACACCGCTAAGCCACAATTTCTGTGAAAGCTGCAACCGCGTACGGATCACTTGCACCGGCGAAATCTATCTTTGTCTGGGGCAAGAAGACAGCGCCGATCTACGGGCCCCCTTGCGCGCCCATCCAACGGACAATGGGCCGCTGGAAGATGCGATCCGCGCCGCGATCAATCTCAAGCCCAAGGGCCATGATTTCGACTACTCTCGCCAAACGGCAAGTGGTCAGATGCCGCGCCACATGAGCCATACGGGCGGCTGA
- a CDS encoding DNA alkylation repair protein, with protein MHEPYLATLHALADPERATGMRAYHKTDRVYLGLTNTQLNELTKEWRGELDVPDRVALADALWRTDIFEARLAAAKLLTQARLRPDDQAAWQLIASWCPDFDSWAIADHACMAGQKRLVADPTRLDEVERWTTSDHMWTRRAALVITLPWTKQNNPKPAELEARDRILGWAADYVTDHQWFIQKAVAWWLRDLSKHDPDRVHDFINQHGDQMKPFARKEALRLLK; from the coding sequence ATGCATGAACCTTATCTTGCCACGCTTCATGCGCTGGCCGATCCCGAACGCGCCACAGGCATGCGCGCCTATCACAAGACCGACCGTGTTTATTTGGGGCTGACCAATACGCAACTGAATGAGCTGACAAAAGAATGGCGCGGCGAGCTGGATGTACCGGACCGCGTTGCGCTGGCCGATGCACTGTGGCGCACGGATATCTTTGAGGCGCGGCTTGCCGCAGCGAAACTTCTGACGCAGGCCCGCTTGCGCCCAGATGATCAGGCCGCGTGGCAGCTTATCGCGTCATGGTGTCCGGACTTTGACAGCTGGGCCATTGCAGATCATGCCTGCATGGCAGGCCAAAAGCGGCTTGTGGCGGACCCTACCCGCCTCGACGAGGTTGAGCGTTGGACGACATCAGATCACATGTGGACACGCAGAGCGGCCTTGGTAATCACTCTGCCGTGGACCAAGCAAAACAACCCGAAACCAGCCGAGCTTGAAGCCCGTGACCGCATTCTGGGTTGGGCAGCCGACTATGTCACCGATCATCAATGGTTCATCCAAAAGGCCGTCGCATGGTGGCTGCGCGACCTCAGTAAGCATGACCCTGACCGCGTTCACGACTTTATCAACCAGCATGGCGACCAGATGAAGCCCTTTGCCCGCAAAGAGGCGCTTCGCCTGCTGAAATGA
- a CDS encoding pyridoxamine 5'-phosphate oxidase family protein, which translates to MAKQFKRIEDDHLKFIEAQHMFFCGSAAAEGRVNISPKGMDSLRVLGSNRIIWRNLTGSGNETAGHLAQVNRMTLMWCGFEARPMIMRAYGSARTLHPRDADFAKLDALFDASPGARQIYDMTVDMLQTSCGYAVPFFDYAGERDVLAKWAQDKGPDGIETYWDTRNRTTIDSLPTHIISETDNA; encoded by the coding sequence ATGGCCAAGCAATTCAAACGAATAGAAGACGATCACCTCAAGTTCATCGAAGCGCAGCACATGTTCTTTTGCGGCTCTGCCGCCGCAGAAGGCCGCGTCAATATCTCACCCAAAGGCATGGATAGCCTGCGGGTGCTGGGTTCGAACCGGATCATCTGGCGCAATCTGACCGGATCAGGCAATGAAACCGCAGGCCATCTGGCGCAGGTAAACCGGATGACCCTGATGTGGTGCGGGTTTGAGGCACGGCCAATGATCATGAGGGCCTATGGAAGTGCGCGCACGTTGCACCCGCGCGATGCCGACTTTGCGAAGCTCGATGCGCTGTTCGATGCCTCGCCCGGCGCACGGCAAATCTATGACATGACCGTGGACATGTTGCAGACCAGCTGTGGTTATGCGGTCCCCTTCTTTGATTATGCGGGCGAAAGGGACGTGCTGGCCAAATGGGCGCAGGACAAGGGGCCTGACGGGATCGAGACCTATTGGGACACGCGCAACCGCACAACCATCGACAGTCTTCCCACCCATATCATTTCCGAGACTGACAATGCATGA